The nucleotide window CGGAGAAGGACGCATTGCCTCGCTATTGGTATCTTGGGAAGGGGAAGAAGCGCTAAGCCCGCCATCCGGCGGTCGATCGCTGAATGGTGATATGGTTGATGGAGTGACGGCATGAGCAAATTGTTTTCGCGGAAGACACCGGCGATTGAGACGCGGTGCATTCATCTGGACCTCAAGGGTCTGCCGCCCTCAGCCGAGCGGCTGCTGGATATTCCGGAGATTCTCTCGCGGCTGCGGGTCAACTGCGTGCTGGTGGAGTGGGAGGATGTGTATCCCTGGTCGCGGCATCCGCAGTTGCGGTGCGAGACGGCGTACGACGAGGCGACGGTGGGCGAGTTTCTCAACCGCCTGGCCGAGCGCGGGATCGAGGTGATACCGCTGGTGCAATGCCTCGGGCACTTTGAGACGGTGCTGCTTCGTCCGGAGTTCGCGCACCTGCGCGAGTTGGACCGCAGCGCCGGGGAGTTGTGCCCGTCCAACCCGGAGTCGGCCCGGATCGTGATCGAGCTGATCGACGATGTGCTGCGGACGCACGGGTCACGGGCCAGGCGATTCCACATCGGCGGCGACGAGCCGTGGACGTTTGGCTCGTGTCCCAGGTGCAAGGAGCTGATCGAGCAGGAGGGAAAGGACGGCTTGTACCTTCGGCACATCGATCCGATCCTCAAGCACCTGGAAGACCGCGGCATCCGGCCGCTGCTGTGGGACGACAAGATGCGGGACTGGCCGATTGAAAGCCTGCGCAGACTGGCGGAACGGGCGGAATTGATGGTCTGGAGCTACACGGAAGACATCTTCGGCCGCAAGGGCGGATGGCTCACTTCGCAGCATCTGGACCGCTACGACCAGGCCGGCTTCGATTGGTGGGGCGCGCCGGCGTTCAAACTGACCAGCGCGGGCGAACTGCCCGAGGCCAAGCCGCGGATCGAGAACACGCTGGCCTGGACCAAGACGGTAACGGCCCACGGCAGGCGAAGCGTGGCGGTGACCGGATGGAGCCGCGGCGACGTCTGCCGGACCGCGATGTGCGGCCTCGAGCCGGTCTGGGACTTGGTGGTGCTGGCGGCGGCGATCATGTGGGACGGCAAGCTGCCGCGCGGCCACGTCGAAGCGGCGCGGGAA belongs to Phycisphaerae bacterium and includes:
- a CDS encoding family 20 glycosylhydrolase, coding for MSKLFSRKTPAIETRCIHLDLKGLPPSAERLLDIPEILSRLRVNCVLVEWEDVYPWSRHPQLRCETAYDEATVGEFLNRLAERGIEVIPLVQCLGHFETVLLRPEFAHLRELDRSAGELCPSNPESARIVIELIDDVLRTHGSRARRFHIGGDEPWTFGSCPRCKELIEQEGKDGLYLRHIDPILKHLEDRGIRPLLWDDKMRDWPIESLRRLAERAELMVWSYTEDIFGRKGGWLTSQHLDRYDQAGFDWWGAPAFKLTSAGELPEAKPRIENTLAWTKTVTAHGRRSVAVTGWSRGDVCRTAMCGLEPVWDLVVLAAAIMWDGKLPRGHVEAAREFVTQGPLRDLVGPRFTECREAVRELCEWNQAIAADPNWAIMEVAAWVSFEPQRMNPNNNDRFWKMGELRRHIERGIALGQRVIETQRGLVDDHWLRIFVDARVQHRINRFNALCRGAR